In Luteimonas viscosa, the genomic window GCTCGAGCCCGGTCGCCGCTACCCGGTGGTGCTGTTCGTGCACGGCGCCGGCTACCTGCAGAACGTCAGCGACCGCTACCCGAACTATTTCCGCGAGCAGATGTTCCACAACCTGCTGGTGCAGCGCGGCTACATCGTGCTCGACCTCGACTACCGCGCGTCCGAAGGCTACGGCCGCGACTGGCGCACCGCGATCTACCGCCGGATGGGCCACCCGGAGCTGGAGGACTACCTCGACGGCATCGACTGGCTGGTCGAACAGCGCCAGGGCGACCGCGGACGCGTGGGCGTCTACGGCGGCAGCTACGGCGGCTTCATGGCCTTCATGGCGCTGTTCCGCGAACCGGGCACGTTCAAGGCCGGCGCGGCGCTGCGCCCGGTCGCCGACTGGACCCAGTACAACCACGAATACACCAGCAACATCCTCAACACGCCCGACATCGATCCCGAAGCCTACCGCCGCTCCTCTCCCATCGAATACGCGGACGGCCTGCAGGACCACCTGCTGATCGCGCACGGGATGATCGACGACAACGTGTTCTACCGCGACTCGGTGGTTCTGGCGCAGCGGCTGATCGAGCTGCGCAAGGACAAGTGGGAACTGGCGAGCTATCCGCTCGAGCGCCATGCCTACCAGCAGTCCGATTCCTGGTACGACCAGTACCGCCGCATCCTCGAACTGTTCGAACGCACCCTGAAGTGACGCACGGCGCGGGCAAGCTGGAGACCTTGCGGCCGTCGCCGATGAAGTGGCTGGCGATGTTGGCGATCTGCGCGGTGTTCGTCTGGATCGGCCTGCGCGTGATGGGCACGCACCCGCTGGTGGGGTGGAGCTGCATCGTCTTCTTCGGCCTGTGCGGCGCGCTTGCCGTGCTCAACCTGATCCCCGGCGCGAGCGCGCTTGTGCTCGACGCGGACGGTTTCGAGATCGTCTCGCTGTTCCGGCGCTCGCGCGTGCGCTGGAACGACGTGGCCCGGTTCGGCGAGACGCGCGTGGGGCTGCAGCGTCTGGTCGGCTTTGACTTCGTCGACGGCCATGCCGGCAGCGACCGGCTGCGCCGCGTCAACCGCAACCTCAGCGGCTTCCAGGCCGCGCTGCCGGACACCTACGGCCTGTCCGCGAATGAGCTCGCCACGCGCATGGAGGCGCGGCTCGCCGCGCAACGGGCGGACACGGCCTGGCGCACCTGAGACGGCAAGCCGCGCGGCGACATGTTCGCCTTGCGTTCGGTTCTGCAGGAACCTCCGCCCGTCAGGTCCCGCGAAGCGGGGAATCCAGGGAATTCGCCGATCGAAGGCGCCACCCCAAGATTCCCGCCTTCGCAGGGAAGACCACGCGGGAAACCCGCTGTACGGCGCACTAGAATGTCGCCATGGACCGCTTCGATGACATCCGCGACTACCTCACCGGCCTGCAGGACCGCATCTGCGCCGCGATCGAAACCGCCGACGGCGGCGCCCGCTTCGTCGAGGACGCCTGGCAGCGCGACCCCGACGATGCCGGCAGCCACCTGCGCGGCGGCGGACGCACGCGCATCCTGCGCGACGGCGCGGTGTTCGAGCAGGCCGGAATCGGCTTCTCCGACGTTTCCGGCGACACCCTGCCGCCCTCGGCCACCGCGGCGCGGCCGGAACTGGTGGGTGCCTCGTGGCAGGCGGTGGGCGTGTCGCTGGTGTTCCATCCGCGCAATCCCCACGTACCGACCACCCATGCCAACGTGCGCCACTTCCGCGCCCGGCGCGACGGACAGACGGTGGCGTGGTGGTTCGGCGGCGGTTTCGACCTCACGCCCTTCTATCCCGTCGACGAGGACGTGCGCCACTGGCACCGCACGGCGCGCGAGCTGTGCGAACCGTTCGGCGGCGAACAGCGCTACGCCGCGCACAAGCGCTGGTGCGACGAGTATTTCTTCCTGAAGCACCGCAACGAGACGCGCGGCATCGGCGGGCTGTTCTTCGACGACCTGCACGACGACCTGGAACAGGACTTCGGCTACCTGCGCGCGGTCGGCGACGGATTCCTCGATGCCTACCTGCCGATCGTCGAACGCCGCCGCGACACGCCCTACGGCGAGCGCGAGCGCGCGTTCCAGCTGTACCGGCGCGGGCGCTACGTCGAGTTCAACCTGGTCTACGACCGCGGCACCCACTTCGGCCTGCAGAGCGGCGGACGCGCCGAATCGATCCTGATGAGCCTGCCGCCGCTGGTGCGCTGGGAATACGGCTACGCGCCCGAGTCCGGCAGCGCCGAAGCACGGCTGCACGACTACCTGGTGCCGCGCGACTGGCTGGCGGGCACCTGAGCATCGCGATGGATGCCACCGCGCAACTGCAGGCCAGCCTCGACGCGATCCGTGCGCGGATCGCCGCGGCCTGCCGCGCCGCCGGTCGCGATCCGTCCGGCGTACGCCTGCTGCCGGTGAGCAAGACCGTCGATGCCGCCCGGCTGCGGCTCGCCTACGATCTCGGCATCCGCGAGTTCGGCGAGAACAAGGTGCAGGAAGCGCTGGCTAAGTCCGAGGCGATGGCCGACCTGCCCGACCTGCGATGGGTGCTGATCGGCCACCTGCAGACCAACAAGGCCAAGCATGCGGCGCGCTTCGCCGGCGAATTCCAGGCGCTCGACAGCCTGCGCGTGGCGCAGGCGCTCGATACCCAGCTGCAGAAGCACGGGCGTGCGCTCGACGTGCTAGTGCAGGTCAATACTTCGGGCGAAGCCAGCAAGTTCGGACTCGCGCCCGGCGAGGTACCCGCGTTCGTCCGCGAGCTGCCCGCGTTTTCCGCCTTGCGCGTGCGCGGGCTGATGACGCTGGCGCTGTTCTCCGAAGACGAATCCCGCGTGCGTCCCTGCTTCGTGCGCCTGCGCGAGCTGCGCGACCGGCTGCGCCAGGAGGCGCCGGACGGCATCGCCATGGACGAACTGTCCATGGGCATGTCCGGCGACTTCGAACTCGCCATTGCCGAAGGCGCGACCACGGTGCGCGTGGGCACGGCGATCTTCGGCACCCGTTCCACGCCCGACAGCGCCTACTGGCCGGACGCGACGGGCCATCAGTAGGACACGTTGAGCTTGACCCAGGCCGTGCGTCCGGGTTCGTGGATGCGCGTCGGATCGGCCGGATATCCGAAGGCGCTGTTGCCCGCGAGGTTGAGGTGTTCAACGTAGTCGCGATCGAACAGGTTGTCGATGCCGGCGGCCAGGCGCCAACGGTCGTCGATTCGGTACGCGCCATTGAGCGAGAACACCGCGAACCCGCTGCTGGGGCCGAGGTCGCGTCCGACCACGTTGCCGAGCGCCGGGCTCACCCTGTCCTGCGCGGCCACCGCGCGCAGCAGCGCGCCGGCCGACCAGGTGCCGTTGTCCCAGGCGGCGTTGAGCCTTGCCTCCAGTGGCGGCATCTGCGGCAGGGCCTGGCCGCTGTCGGCCAGTTCGCCCCACGAGTAGGCGAGCGTGCCGCCGAGCTTCCAGTGTTCGGCCGCGCGCCACTCCACGCCGGCCTCGCCGCCACGGATATCCGCATCGGCGTTGCGCGCGCGCGTGGTGGTCCCGCCCATCGCATCGATGTAGTCGAAGGCGATGTAATCGCTCATGCGCCCGGCATACGCCGAGACCCAGGCATCGATCCGCTTGCCCGCATGGCGCATGCCGACGTCGAACTGGGTGGTGCGCTCGGGCCGCACGCCGGCGAAGGCGTTGGCCGCGCCGTCCGGTCCGCGATTGGGGGAGAACAGCTCCCAGTAGTCCGGCATGCGCCGGGTGTGGCCGATGCCGGCATACCAGCGTAGCGGCCGGCCATCGAGGTCCTGTTCGAAGCGGACGAAGGCCGAGGGCAGCGTTTCCGCGCGCGCCTGTCCCAGGGTCGGGTTGGGCGTCGGCATCATGCCGCCGGTCGTGGCGCGGCGGTCCTGGGCCTCGCTGCGGTCCACGCGCGCACCGGCGATCAGGTGGTTGCGTGCGTCCAGGTGCCAGTGCAGTTCGGCGAAGGCGCCGGCCTGGCGGAAGCGCGCGTCCACCGTCCACGGCTGCGCGAGGTACTGCCCGCGGCCCGTGGCGCTGCGGCGCGAATGGCGGCTGCTGCGTGCGTCGACACCCGCGGTGAGTTCCCAGTGCTCGCCGCCGAAGCCGAACGCGGACCGTCCGCCGCTGGTGCGGTGGGCGACGTTGCTCGCCATCGGCATCGGCATCGCGCCCGCGGGATCGGGTTCGCGCAGCGTGTAGTTGTCCATCACATGGTCGACGTCGTTGTAGTAGACGTTCGCCGCGATCTCGTGCAGCCGGCCCTGCATGCCCTTCTTCTCGAAGCGCAGGCCCCAGGTGGCGCGGTCGAACTGCGTGCCGTCCATGCCGCGTCCGGCATAGCGCGCCTGGCCGTCGCCGGTGCCGACGCTGGCTTCGAGCACGGTATCCGGATCCGGCGTCCAGCCGATGGCGGCGTCGGCGTTCCACTTCTCCCAGGCCGAGGGCACGGGGCGGCCGACGCCGTCCTCGTAGTCGTCCGATTCGGAGCGGTTGGCCGTCAGCCTCCCGTACACCTGCGGACTGCCGGCGATGGCATCGAGCACCTGGTCGTTGCGGCCGTGGCTGGCGAACATGGCGCTGCCGTCCAGGCGCAGGCCGGGCTGGTCGAAGTACGGGATCTCGCGTTCGAACCTCACCGTACCCGCCGAGGCGCCGCCGCCCCACAGCACCGTCTGCGGACCCTTGACGATGGTCAGCCGGTCGTAGGTTTCCGGCGACACGTAGGACATCGCGTTGTCCATGCGCGAGGGGCAGGCGCCCATCAGCGCGCCGTCGCCGGCGAGCAGGTTCAGGCGCGAGCCGAACTGCCCGCGCAGCACCGGATCGCCATTGGTGCCGCCGCTGCGCAGGGTGGCGAAGCCCGGCACGGTCCTGAGGTAGTCGGCGCCGTCGCTGGCCGGCACCGGCTGCCGCGGCAGGCGCGGATCGGTCACCCAGGTCAGCGATGCCACCGGCGCCACGCCGACGACCACCAGGCTGTCGAGGTCGACGATGCGCTCTTGCACTGGCGCGCCTTGCTCCGCCGCCTGCGCCCCGGCCGCCACCAGTTGCCACAACGCCACCGCGCCCGCGACCGCCACGCACAGGACCTTGCCTTTCATTTCGACTCCTCCGTTCATGGCGCCATTGCAGCGCCGTTGCGCACACGGAGAAAGGGACAAAATGTCCTGTTCGCGCAGTGGCTTGACCTGCGTCAGGCGGGCCATGCGATCGGCAGATCAGCTGATGCAGGTCAAGGTGGAACGTGCGCGCGCAAGCGATGCTGAGGTCGCCGCGGCGCATGCCGCGAGCGCGCTGCATGCGCACCGCGGGACACCCCCCCTTCTTCCAGGATGCACGCCATGACCCAGTTCAACATCCGCCTCGACCAGCGACTGGACGACCTCGCCACCTTCGAGCGCCGCCTGCAGGCGCAGGATCCCGCGGCCCTGGCCGATACCGATGCCAGCGACATCCTGCGCGTCTCCACCAGCCTGGGCGAGGACGAGATCGCCGCGAGCCTGCGCATGGCCGGCCACACGGGCGAGACGGTGCAGATCGAACGCCAGGCCTCGACCTGCTGCGGCGGCTGCGGAGGCTGATCGATTCGACCACGATGCGCTCGGGACGACGGCCCGGGCTCGACACGACGGCCCCACCCGCCTCCGGCACCATCCACCCGTGGAGGGCGCAATCCCGGAATCGCCGCCTTTCCCTTCTCCCGCGGGCGGGGGAAGGGAAAATCCCTATTCAGAAGATGTGATGGAGAGACAGCAAAGCGGGGGAGGAAACGCGGTTTACTCGACCGTGACCGCCTTGGCCAGGTTGCGCGGCTTGTCGACGTCGGTGCCGCGCGACAGGGCCGTGTGATAGGCCAGCAGCTGCACCGGGATGGTGTGCACGATCGGGCTGAGCACGCCGACGTGGCGCGGGGTGCGGATCACGTGCACGCCCTCGGACTCGTTGAAGTTGCTGTCGGCGTCGGTGAACACGAACAGCTCGCCGCCGCGCGCGCGCACTTCCTGCATGTTCGACTTCACCTTCTCCAGCAGGGTGTCGTTGGGCGCGATCACCACCACCGGCATCGCCGCGTCCACCAGCGCCAGCGGGCCGTGTTTGAGCTCGCCCGCAGGGTACGCCTCGGCGTGGATGTAGGAGATTTCCTTGAGCTTGAGCGCGCCCTCGAGCGCGATCGGGTAGTGCACGCCGCGGCCGAGGAACAGCGCGTGGGCGCGCGGCGCGAAGCGCTCGGCCCACAGCGCGATCTGCGGCTCGAGGTTGAGCGCGTGCTGGATGCTGCCGGGCAGGTGGCGCAGCGCCTCGACGTACTCGCCTTCCTTGTCCGCGTCGAGCCGGCCGTGCAGCTTGCCCAGGGTCGCGGCAAGCGCGAACAGGCCGACCAGCTGGGTGGTGAAGGCCTTGGTCGAGGCGACGCCGATCTCGGCACCCGCGCGGGTGTAGAACACCAGCCGGCTGGCGCGCGGGATCGCGCTCTCGGGCACGTTGCAGATCGACAGGGTCCTGTCGTGACCGAGTGATTTCGCGTACTTGAGCGCCTCCATCGTGTCGAGGGTTTCGCCCGACTGCGAGATGGTCACGATCAGCTGCTTCGGGTTCGCCACCGCCTTGCGGTAGCGGTACTCGCTGGCGATCTCGACGCTGCACGGCAGCCCGCTGATCGCCTCGATCCAGTAGCGCGCCACCGAGCCGGCGTAGAAGCTGGTGCCGCAGGCCAGGATCTGCACGCCCTCGACCCCGGCCAGCACCTCGCCTGCGTCCTTGCCGAACAGCGCCGGCTCGAACGCATTGGCGTCGATGATCGCCTCGAGCGTGTCGGCGATCGCGCGCGGCTGCTCGTGGATCTCCTTCTGCATGAAGTGGCGGTACGGGCCGAGCTCCAGCGACGCAAGCGAGACGTCCGACAGGTGCTCGTCGCGCTGCACCGGCGCATCGTCCGCGCCGAACACGCGTACGCCCTCGCGGCTGATCTCGGCGGTGTCGCCTTCCTCGAGGAAGATCACCCGGCGCGTGTACTGCACGATCGCCGAGACGTCGGAGGCGACGAAGTTCTCGCCCTCGCCCAGGCCGACCAGCAGCGGGCAGCCCATGCGCGCCACCACCATGCGGCCCGGCTCCTTGCGGCTGATCACCGCCAGCGCGTAGGCGCCGTGCAGCTCCTTGACCGTGTGCTGCAGGGCGCCGAGCAGGTCCTGGCCGCCCTTGAGGTAATGGTGGATCAGGTGCGCGATCACCTCGGTGTCGGTCTGCGATTCGAACGCGTAGCCGAGCTGCTGCAGCCGTTCGCGCTGCTGCTCGTGGTTCTCGATGATGCCGTTGTGCACCAGCGCCACGCCGTGGCTGATGTGCGGATGCGCGTTGGCTTCGGTGACGCCGCCGTGGGTGGCCCAGCGCGTATGGCCGATGCCGAGCGAGGCCCGCACGCCTTCGGCATGGGCCGCCGCCTCCATTTCCGATACGCGGCCGGTGCGGCGCACGCGGCGCACGTCGCTGCCGTCGACCAGGGCGATCCCGGCCGAGTCGTAGCCACGGTATTCCAGACGCTTCAGTCCGTCGATCAGGACCGGAACCACATCGCGATCCGCGATCGCGCCGACGATGCCGCACATGTATCCGCACCTCCCCGAATGTCCGCCAAGTGTACGGGAAAGGCCCGTCCGACCGGACAGCCGGAGTGTCCGCGCGGACACCCGGACAGACGCCTTTTCCTTTTCCGATCAACGACATCGCCGTTGGCACGGAGGTTGCGTGCAACCTTCCTGCCTCCCTCGACATCCATTGACCTTGCCCATGGACCAACCCGCCCGCATCCGCGACACCTCCGGCCAGGACCAGGTGCTGGCCCGGCCGTCCGGTCTGCGCCGGTTGCCGAAGGCCTGGCTGTTCGGCGCCGCCACGGTGGTGGTGCTCGGCCTGCTCGCGGCCTGGGTGATCGGGGGCTGGGCCTCGGGCTCGAGTTCGTTCGACGCTTCGCGCGTCCGCATCGCCGAGGTCACCCGCGGCGACTTGGTGCGCGACCTGTCCGCCGACGGCCGCGTGATCACCGCTAACAGCCCGACGCTGTACGCGATCGCCGGCGGCACGGTGACGCTGAAGGTGGTTGCCGGCGATGTCGTGAAGCAGGGCCAGGAACTGGCGGTCATCGACAGCCCGGAACTGCGCAGCAAGCTGGTGCAGGAGGAATCGACCCTGGCCAGCCTGCAGGGCGAGGCCAACCGGGCCGTGCTCGACGCCCAGCTCACCCGCTCGGACGCGCAGAAGCTGCTCGACCAGGCGCAGATCGACCACACCGCCGCGCAGCGCGACGTGGAACGCTACCAGCGCGCCTTCGAGGGCGGCGCGGTGTCGAAGAACGAGTACGACCGCGCGCTCGACGGCCTCAAGAAGGCCGACCTCGGCCTGGCCGCGGCGCGCAAGGATTTCTCGCTGCAGGGCGAGGGCGCGGGCATCGACGCGCGCAACAAGCGCCTGCTCGCCGAGCGCCAGCAGGCGGTGGTGGGCGAACTGCGGCGCCAGGTGGAGGCGCTGACGCTGCGCGCGCCGTTCGACGGCCAGGTCGGCCAGGTGCAGATCGCGCAGGGCACCAACGTCGCGGTCAACGCGCCGATCCTGAGCGTGGTCGACCTGAGCATGTTCGAGGTCGAGATCCGGGTACCGGAAAGCTTCGCCCGCGACCTGGCGATCGGCGTGCCGGCGCAGGTCACCAGCAGCGGCAACCGCTACGCGGCGCTGGTGTCGGCGGTCTCGCCCGAGGTGGTCAACGGCGAGGTCACCGCGCGTCTGCGCTTCGACGACGGCCAGCAGCCGCCCAACCTGCGCCAGAACCAGCGCTTGTCCTCGCGGATCGTGCTCGACACGCGCGAGGACGTGCTGATGGTCGAGCGCGGCCCGTTCCTGGAGCAGGACGGCGGGCGCTTCGCCTGGGTGGTCGACGGCAGCAGCGCCGTGCGCCGCCCGATCCAGGCCGGGGCCGCCAGCCTCAGCGCCGTGGAAATCGTATCGGGACTGGAGGCGGGCGATCGCATCGTCGTCTCCGGGACCGACCAGTTCCCCAACGCGGACCGCGTCCGCATCTCCGGACAATGACATGAACGCCTTCGCCCACTTCCCCGCCCGCCTGCACTGGACCGCGCAGCAGCTCGCCGATGCCGTCCCGCTGCGCCTCCACGAAGTGTTCGCCTTCGACGCCGCGCGCGACAACAGCGGCCGCTCCGCTGCCAACGGCGAGCGCAGGCGTGCACGCGCCGCCACCGCGTACGCGATGCGCTCGGCGTTGCCGCCGCGCTTCGGCGTGCACTGAGTCCCCCCACTTTTTCCATCCCGGTCCACCGGGGCGCGTCCGTCTCTCTCCGGACAACGCCCCGCGGCCTCACCGCCACGGCCGGGATGGCCCTTCTCCACCGCCGCGCCCGAAGGAACCCACCATGCTCGACATGCGCCAGGTCACCAAGGTCTACCGCACCGAACTCGTCGAAACCCATGCCCTGCGCTCGCTCGACCTGCAGGTGCGCGATGGCGAGTTCGTCGCCGTCACCGGCCCCTCGGGTTCGGGCAAGACCACCTTCCTCAACATCGCCGGCCTGCTCGAAACCTTCACCGGCGGCGAATACCACCTCGACGGCGTCGACGTGAAGGGACTGAGCGACAACCAGCGCTCGCGCCTGCGCAACGAAAAGATCGGCTTCATCTTCCAGAGCTTCAACCTGATCCCCGACCTCAACCTGTTCGACAACTGCGACGTGCCGCTGCGCTACCGCGGCATGCCCGGCAACGAACGCAAGCTTCGGATCGAGCAGGCGCTGTCGCAGGTCGGGCTGGGCTCGCGCATGAAGCACTACCCGGCGGAGCTCTCCGGCGGCCAGCAGCAGCGCGCGGCGATCGCGCGCGCGCTCGCGGGCAGTCCGCGATTGCTGCTGGCCGACGAACCCACCGGCAACCTCGACTCGCAGATGGCGCGCAGCGTGCTCGAGCTGCTGGAGGACATCAACTCGCGCGGCACCACCATCGTGATGGTCACCCACGACCCGGAACTCGCCGCGCGCGCGCAGCGCAACGTGCACATCGTCGACGGCATGGCGACCGACCTGTCGGTGGAGCCGAGCCTGGCGCGCGTCGCCCGCCGGGAAGCCGAGCCCGCAGGCGCCGCGTAGGGCGCACCCGTTCCGGCATTCGCGCCCGTCGACTGGCGACGGCACTGCAACCGACACCGGCGGGCCAGTCCCCGCCCTACGGAGCCAATCCATGTTCGGCTACTACCTCAACCTCGCGCTGCGAAGCTTCAGGCGCAACAAGGTGCTCACCGCGCTGATGGTGCTGGCGATCGCACTGGGCATCGGCGCGTGCATGACTACGCTGACCGTGTTCCGGGTGCTGTCGGGCGACCCGATGCCCGGCAAGAGCGGACAGCTGTTCTACGTCCAGCTCGATCCCGCCACCATGCAGGGCTACAACCCGGGCGAAGAGCCGAGCGAGCAGGTCACGCGCTACGACGCAGAAGCGCTCCTGCGCGAGAAGCGGGGGGACCGCCAGGCGATGATGACCGGCGGCGGGGTGTCGGTCACTCCCGGCGAAGCGGGCATCGCGCCGTTCCTGTCCGATTCGCGCTATACCAGCGCCGATTTCTTCCCCATGTTCGAAGTGCCCTTCCTGCAGGGCCGCGGGTGGACGGCGAAGGAGGACGAGGCGCACGCCCGCGTCGCGGTGATCTCCAAGGCGTTGAACGAACGGCTCTTCGGCGGCGGCAACAGCGTCGGCCGGACGCTGCGCCTGGACCAGGACGATTTCACCATCGTCGGCGTGATCGACGAATGGCGTCCGACGCCACGCTTCTACGACATGAACAGCGACCGCTACGGCGAGCTCGAGGAGGTGTTCCTGCCGTTCACCACTTCGCGCGACCTGAAGATGGGCCGCAGCGGCAGCATGGACTGTTGGGGCGACAGCGGCGGCGATGCCACCAGCGCCACCGCCCCCTGCGTCTGGATCCAGTACTGGGTGGAGCTGGGTTCCGCCGAGAAGCACAGCGCGTATCTCAACTACCTGACCAACTATTCCGACCAGCAGCGCGCGGCCGGGCGCTACGAGCGTCCGACAAACGTACGCCTTCGCAATGTCATGGAGTGGCTGGATTACAACCGGGTCGTGCCCAGCGACGTGGTGATGCAGTTGTGGCTCGGCTTCGGCTTCCTGCTGGTCTGCCTGCTCAACACCGTCGGCCTGTTGCTGGCGAAGTTCCTGCGCCGCAGCAGCGAGATCGGCGTGCGCCGCGCGCTCGGCGCATCGCGCATGGAGATCTTCAAGCAGTGCCTGGTCGAAGCCGGCACCGTCGGCCTGGCCGGCGGCATCCTCGGCCTCGGGCTGTCGCTGCTCGGGCTGTGGGCCGTACGGCAGCAGCCGTCGAGCTACGCCGAACTCGCGCACCTCGACGTCGGCATGCTGTTCACCACCTTCGCGCTCGCGATCGTCGCCAGCCTGTTCGCCGGCCTGCTGCCCGCCTGGCGCGCGATGCAGGTGACGCCCGCGCTGCAGCTCAAGTCGCAATAACACCGGAGAACGCCATGGAAATCCGCCCCATCCTCTCCACACTGCTGCGCCACAAGACCGCCGCGACGCTGATCGTGCTGGAGATCGCGCTGACCTGCGCCATCATCTGCAACGCGTTGTTCATGATCGGCGAACGCATCACCCAGGTGAACGAAGTCAGCGGCATCGCCGAAGACGAACTGGTCAGGGTGCAGCTCACCGCGATCGGCAACGACGACAACGCCGAGGCGCAGACGCGCTCCGACCTTGCGTCGCTGCGCGGCCTGCCCGGCGTCACCGCCGCGACCGTGCTCAACCAGGTACCGTTCGTGAACTCCTCGTGGAACAGCGGCGTGCGCCTGAGCCAGGAGCAGACCCAGTCGACGCTCAACGCCACCACCTACATGGCCGAGGACCAGTTCGTGGAAACGCTGGGGCTGAAGCTGGTGGCCGGACGCGATTTCGAGCCCGACGAGTACCTCGAGTTCGAGACGGTGAATGGCACCCCGGGATCGTTCAGCATCCCCGCCACCATCATCACTCGGGTGATGGCAGAGAAGCTGTTCCCCGGCGAAGACCCGATCGGCAAGACGTTCTACAGCTGGGGCGAAGAGCCCATCCGCGTGGTAGGCGTGGTCGAGCACCTGGTACGGCCGAGCATGCAGGGCGGGCCGGCCCAGCGCGAGTACACGATGGTGTTCCCGCTGCGACCGACCTACAACCTCGGCGGCAACTATGTGATCCGCACCTCGCCGGAACGACGCCAGGAGGTGCTGGAGGCCGCGGTCGACCTGCTGCGCAAGAACGGCCCGAACCGGATCATTCTCGACGAGAACACCAAGACCTTCGAGCAGTTGCGCAGCGAGTTCTACCAGCAGCCGCGGTCGATGGCCTGGCTGTTGGCCATCGTCTGCATCGGCCTGCTGCTGATCACCGCCTTGGGCATCGTCGGCCTCGCCAGCTTCTGGGTGCAGCAGCGCACCAAGCAGATCGGCGTGCGCCGGGCGCTGGGCGCGACCAAGGGACAGATCCTGCGCTATTTCCAGACCGAGAACTTCCTGCTCGCCACGATCGGCATCGTGCTCGGCATGTTGCTCGCATACGGCATCAACCAGTTGCTGATGGGCAAGTACGAACTGCCGCGGCTGCCGCTGTACTACCTGCCGATCGGCGCCCTGGCGTTGTGGCTGCTGGGACAGATCGCGGTGTTCGGGCCCGCGCGCCGCGCGGCCGCGGTGCCGCCGGCGATCGCGACCCGGAGCGTCTGATGGCGTGGCCGCGGACATCGCATGCGGCGTCTGTCCCGGGCGCCGGGGTGCG contains:
- a CDS encoding ABC transporter permease gives rise to the protein MEIRPILSTLLRHKTAATLIVLEIALTCAIICNALFMIGERITQVNEVSGIAEDELVRVQLTAIGNDDNAEAQTRSDLASLRGLPGVTAATVLNQVPFVNSSWNSGVRLSQEQTQSTLNATTYMAEDQFVETLGLKLVAGRDFEPDEYLEFETVNGTPGSFSIPATIITRVMAEKLFPGEDPIGKTFYSWGEEPIRVVGVVEHLVRPSMQGGPAQREYTMVFPLRPTYNLGGNYVIRTSPERRQEVLEAAVDLLRKNGPNRIILDENTKTFEQLRSEFYQQPRSMAWLLAIVCIGLLLITALGIVGLASFWVQQRTKQIGVRRALGATKGQILRYFQTENFLLATIGIVLGMLLAYGINQLLMGKYELPRLPLYYLPIGALALWLLGQIAVFGPARRAAAVPPAIATRSV
- a CDS encoding ABC transporter permease, producing MFGYYLNLALRSFRRNKVLTALMVLAIALGIGACMTTLTVFRVLSGDPMPGKSGQLFYVQLDPATMQGYNPGEEPSEQVTRYDAEALLREKRGDRQAMMTGGGVSVTPGEAGIAPFLSDSRYTSADFFPMFEVPFLQGRGWTAKEDEAHARVAVISKALNERLFGGGNSVGRTLRLDQDDFTIVGVIDEWRPTPRFYDMNSDRYGELEEVFLPFTTSRDLKMGRSGSMDCWGDSGGDATSATAPCVWIQYWVELGSAEKHSAYLNYLTNYSDQQRAAGRYERPTNVRLRNVMEWLDYNRVVPSDVVMQLWLGFGFLLVCLLNTVGLLLAKFLRRSSEIGVRRALGASRMEIFKQCLVEAGTVGLAGGILGLGLSLLGLWAVRQQPSSYAELAHLDVGMLFTTFALAIVASLFAGLLPAWRAMQVTPALQLKSQ